A single region of the Gemella sp. zg-570 genome encodes:
- a CDS encoding nucleoside-diphosphate sugar epimerase/dehydratase — protein MEKIFNSKIYSQYRFTIITILDLMVVVLATCIAIFLDRSIYIPDMISYYGMNILYFLFISIIVYLISFKLAGINKALWSYLGVKEIINICISVIIADFICTIAYNFIFPEYFSNLRFTFFAPLLIVGGMMFMRIFYKALNESSRYKTNTLSYKNTLIIGAGDAGYVLLKELNKNNRFKANVVGLVDDNRKNSTVNGVSVLGTTYELAKLIEKYNVELVFLAIPSISKYDKNRILNILKECKSIQVKVMKSGLSLLEGEKITRHIDDVSIEDLLGRGVANLSQDEIKSYLRKKNVLITGAGGSIGSQLAREIFNFKPSNLILLDINENALYMLERNFDFKKSHDESFSEVNYISEIASIRDKKALLEVFDKYKPDVVFHAAAHKHVPLMERRPKEAIKNNVFGTKNVMEIAIQKEVERFIMISTDKAVNPTNAMGASKRLTEIILQAKGNKYKTKFAAVRFGNVLGSNGSVIPIFKEQIKKGGPITITHRNIIRYFMTIPEASQLVLQAGYYASSGEIFLLDMGEPVKIIDLATNLIKLSGLEPYKDIEIEEIGLRPGEKMYEELSLDYENSEKTANNMIFKNTTLNIDEKALNSKLEKLEEIVNSGTNEEIRDYLFEVINSYSG, from the coding sequence ATGGAGAAAATATTTAATTCAAAAATTTATTCACAGTATAGATTTACAATTATTACAATTTTAGACTTAATGGTTGTTGTATTAGCTACTTGCATAGCCATATTTTTAGATAGATCAATTTATATTCCAGATATGATAAGTTACTATGGAATGAATATTTTATACTTTTTATTCATATCAATTATTGTTTATCTAATTAGTTTCAAGTTGGCAGGTATTAACAAGGCCCTGTGGTCTTATCTCGGCGTAAAAGAAATTATTAATATTTGTATTTCTGTTATTATTGCAGATTTTATTTGTACAATAGCTTATAATTTTATTTTTCCAGAATATTTTTCTAATTTGCGTTTTACATTTTTTGCTCCCTTATTAATTGTTGGGGGTATGATGTTTATGAGAATTTTTTATAAGGCTCTTAATGAAAGTTCACGTTATAAGACTAATACCCTAAGTTATAAAAATACTTTGATTATCGGTGCAGGAGATGCTGGTTATGTTCTACTTAAAGAACTTAATAAAAATAATCGTTTCAAGGCGAATGTGGTGGGGCTAGTAGATGACAATAGAAAAAATTCTACCGTAAATGGAGTTAGTGTTTTAGGTACTACTTATGAATTAGCTAAACTAATAGAAAAATATAATGTTGAATTGGTATTTTTAGCAATACCTTCTATTTCAAAATATGACAAAAATAGAATCCTAAACATCCTAAAAGAATGTAAAAGTATTCAAGTTAAAGTCATGAAATCTGGCTTGTCTCTATTGGAGGGCGAAAAAATTACTAGACACATAGATGATGTTTCCATAGAAGATTTGTTAGGTCGTGGTGTGGCAAATTTATCCCAAGATGAAATCAAGTCATATTTGCGTAAAAAAAATGTTCTTATCACAGGGGCTGGTGGCTCTATCGGAAGTCAACTGGCTCGTGAAATTTTTAATTTTAAACCCAGCAATCTTATCTTATTAGATATTAATGAAAATGCCCTGTATATGCTGGAGCGAAATTTTGATTTTAAAAAATCACATGACGAAAGTTTTTCAGAGGTAAATTATATTTCTGAAATTGCCAGCATTCGTGATAAAAAAGCCCTGTTAGAAGTCTTTGACAAGTATAAACCTGATGTAGTCTTTCATGCGGCCGCCCACAAGCACGTGCCACTCATGGAAAGACGACCTAAGGAGGCTATAAAAAATAATGTTTTTGGAACAAAAAATGTTATGGAGATAGCTATTCAAAAAGAAGTTGAGAGATTTATTATGATTTCTACCGACAAGGCTGTTAATCCAACTAATGCTATGGGGGCATCAAAACGTCTTACAGAAATTATTTTACAGGCTAAGGGTAACAAGTATAAAACTAAGTTTGCAGCAGTTCGTTTTGGTAATGTTTTAGGCTCTAACGGTTCGGTAATACCAATATTTAAAGAGCAAATCAAAAAAGGTGGACCTATAACTATAACTCACCGCAACATAATTCGCTACTTTATGACTATACCAGAAGCATCGCAATTAGTCTTGCAAGCTGGTTATTATGCAAGCAGTGGAGAAATTTTCCTACTCGATATGGGCGAACCTGTAAAAATTATTGACTTGGCTACCAACTTAATCAAACTTTCAGGTTTAGAACCCTACAAAGATATAGAAATAGAAGAAATAGGTTTAAGACCCGGAGAAAAAATGTATGAAGAGTTGTCCCTAGACTATGAAAATAGTGAAAAAACTGCCAACAATATGATTTTTAAAAATACAACTTTGAATATTGATGAAAAAGCATTAAATAGTAAGTTAGAAAAACTTGAAGAAATTGTTAATTCAGGAACAAACGAAGAAATAAGAGATTATTTATTCGAGGTGATTAATTCCTATAGTGGATAG
- a CDS encoding glycosyltransferase, whose amino-acid sequence MDNDNRKTLVVIPALNPTSSLIDYVEELIDYGSFDVLVIDDGSKAETKAIFNRLNIMKNCRVLSHAKTLGRGRALKNAFNYFLNLPNLDNYIGLVTSDSDGQHIVEDVVKVALEMKKNPNNLVLGSRNFNVFSLPQKIKFANKVTSLAFRNLYGRNIADTQTILRGLPKNMVALMIDVEGERFDYETRMLTKAIAEDIKITEIEIETVFNYSNVEKNFNPIFDLISICKVILLPFLKFSLASLSAFLVDISLFRVFLTILVFLGVKKGYLLILLTTFLARAISSFINFLINKNLVFKQEKNIKKTIYKYYTISLSKIFLSSFLVYLLWKWTSGSETVIKIIIDTILFFLSYRLQYTWVFKNIKNKK is encoded by the coding sequence ATGGATAATGATAACAGAAAAACCTTGGTAGTAATACCAGCCTTAAATCCCACAAGTTCATTAATTGACTATGTGGAGGAGTTAATAGATTACGGTTCTTTTGATGTCTTGGTTATAGATGACGGTAGCAAAGCAGAAACAAAAGCAATTTTTAATAGACTTAATATTATGAAAAATTGTAGAGTTTTATCCCATGCCAAAACTTTAGGCAGGGGACGTGCTTTGAAAAACGCCTTTAATTATTTTTTAAATTTACCAAATCTAGATAATTATATCGGTCTAGTTACTTCTGACTCCGACGGTCAACATATAGTAGAAGATGTTGTCAAGGTTGCCTTGGAAATGAAAAAAAATCCTAATAACCTAGTTTTAGGGTCTAGAAATTTTAATGTCTTTAGTCTACCCCAAAAAATAAAATTTGCTAATAAGGTTACAAGTTTAGCCTTTAGAAATTTATATGGCAGAAATATAGCTGATACTCAGACAATTCTAAGAGGGCTACCTAAAAATATGGTTGCCCTTATGATTGATGTAGAGGGCGAACGTTTTGACTATGAAACAAGAATGCTAACTAAGGCTATTGCAGAAGATATTAAAATAACAGAAATTGAAATAGAAACAGTCTTTAATTATTCTAATGTAGAAAAAAATTTCAATCCAATTTTTGACCTTATTAGTATCTGCAAGGTTATTTTACTACCATTTTTAAAATTTTCTCTAGCCAGTCTAAGTGCCTTTCTAGTAGATATTTCTTTATTTAGGGTATTTTTAACGATTTTAGTATTCTTGGGTGTAAAAAAAGGCTATCTATTAATACTGCTAACTACTTTCTTAGCTAGGGCAATTTCATCCTTTATCAATTTCTTAATCAATAAGAATTTAGTTTTTAAACAGGAGAAGAATATCAAGAAAACTATTTATAAGTATTATACTATTTCCCTTTCAAAAATTTTCCTTTCATCATTTCTAGTTTATTTATTGTGGAAGTGGACGTCAGGTTCAGAGACTGTAATAAAAATTATAATAGATACAATTTTATTCTTCCTAAGTTATAGACTACAATATACTTGGGTATTTAAAAATATAAAAAATAAAAAGTAG
- a CDS encoding aminoacyl-tRNA deacylase, whose product MAKKKIKTNAMRFLDEHNITYNHYEFDASSQEARTGLGVAKIINKDYRQVFKTILTTDVKGNNFVAVLMSDDNIDFKKLAKEAGVKTLSMLPLKDLKNTTGYEKGGCSPLAMKKSFPTFVDKKCLDVETIIVSAGKVGHQVEIRVAVLENLISAKVVDIAK is encoded by the coding sequence ATGGCAAAGAAAAAAATCAAAACAAATGCAATGCGTTTTTTAGATGAACATAATATCACTTATAACCATTATGAATTTGATGCAAGTAGTCAAGAAGCTCGCACTGGTTTAGGTGTTGCTAAAATAATTAATAAAGATTATAGGCAGGTATTCAAAACTATTTTGACAACTGACGTCAAGGGGAATAATTTTGTTGCAGTTTTAATGAGTGATGATAATATTGATTTTAAAAAATTAGCCAAAGAGGCTGGGGTAAAAACACTGAGTATGCTACCCCTAAAAGATTTAAAAAATACAACGGGTTATGAAAAGGGGGGTTGTTCTCCCCTTGCCATGAAAAAATCATTTCCAACCTTTGTTGATAAAAAATGTCTTGATGTAGAAACTATTATCGTATCAGCTGGCAAGGTCGGTCATCAGGTAGAAATAAGAGTAGCAGTTTTGGAAAATTTAATTTCGGCAAAAGTTGTTGATATAGCTAAATAA
- a CDS encoding DMT family transporter codes for MRKFISKILLLVVTIIWGMAFVWQNIASKVLGGFTIVGLRALIALLFLILVVVILPDLYRSQNPKIKIASFKNQNLILSLACGLALFFAMCIQQLGIAHTTASKAGFISVLYICIVPIIGIFLGHKINKYFLIGLVMSVVGLYLLSIKGDFTLEYGDLLVLISAFLFAVHILIIDYSAVRVNSMFLSIGQLIVVAILSLITGYFLEGFVMADIILVLPHLLALGTLSSGVAYTLQIIGQREIPAHTASLIMSLESVVAALGGVFILGEVLTTKEIIGMLLVLIGIIISQKR; via the coding sequence ATGCGAAAATTTATTTCAAAAATTTTATTACTTGTAGTTACGATAATTTGGGGTATGGCCTTTGTTTGGCAAAATATTGCAAGTAAGGTGCTAGGCGGTTTTACGATTGTAGGACTAAGAGCCTTGATTGCCCTCTTATTTTTAATTTTAGTAGTTGTCATCTTGCCAGACTTGTACAGAAGTCAAAATCCTAAAATTAAAATAGCAAGTTTTAAAAATCAAAATCTAATTTTATCTCTAGCTTGCGGTTTGGCTTTATTTTTTGCCATGTGCATTCAGCAGTTGGGAATAGCCCACACTACGGCTAGCAAGGCAGGTTTTATATCAGTTCTGTATATTTGCATAGTACCCATCATAGGAATTTTTTTAGGGCATAAAATTAATAAATATTTTCTAATAGGTTTGGTCATGTCGGTTGTGGGGCTGTATCTTTTATCTATTAAGGGAGATTTCACTTTAGAATACGGGGATTTATTAGTTTTGATTAGTGCCTTTTTATTCGCTGTTCATATCCTTATTATTGACTATTCAGCAGTGAGAGTAAATTCTATGTTTTTATCAATAGGCCAATTAATTGTTGTTGCTATCCTAAGTCTAATAACAGGATATTTTTTAGAAGGTTTTGTAATGGCTGATATTATATTGGTACTACCGCATCTTTTAGCCCTGGGAACTTTATCAAGTGGTGTAGCCTACACCTTGCAGATAATAGGGCAAAGAGAAATACCAGCCCACACAGCCTCATTAATTATGAGTTTAGAATCTGTTGTTGCCGCACTCGGTGGTGTTTTTATACTGGGTGAAGTTCTTACGACAAAAGAAATTATTGGAATGCTATTAGTATTAATTGGAATAATTATTTCTCAAAAGAGGTGA
- a CDS encoding endonuclease/exonuclease/phosphatase family protein, with the protein MKKFLKILFFIFLSLLILLAGGVGYLTLTEYKPADVEKITLAGRSEEKFSLNREYKVLDWNIGFAGLDKDEDFFMDGGTNSLPIDKAHVENNLEKIKNLTIKENPDLVFFQEVDENSKRSFGINQVDYFNKNLQGTAAFAYNYKVKYVPYPFPPLGKINSGIYTNSKYSLENSTRYQLPVPFSYPVRVANLKRAFTASYAKIEGSDKNLVLINVHFEAYDSDNEGKLAQTKKVFEFLEQEYAKGNYIILGADFNQALNDITEEELNSIPENLWRPKKFDLEGLSKNFKLYYDKTKPTARLLNQAYNKNNKGTYTYTIDGFIVSNNVKVKSVQTIDEDFQNSDHNPVVLKFELENQAR; encoded by the coding sequence ATGAAAAAATTTTTAAAGATACTTTTTTTTATATTTTTAAGTTTATTAATTTTATTAGCTGGTGGCGTAGGCTATTTAACCTTAACAGAATACAAACCTGCTGATGTAGAAAAAATTACTTTAGCAGGTAGGAGTGAAGAAAAATTTTCCTTGAACAGAGAATACAAGGTCTTAGACTGGAATATTGGTTTTGCTGGTCTTGATAAGGACGAAGATTTTTTTATGGACGGTGGCACAAATTCTTTGCCCATAGACAAGGCTCACGTAGAAAATAATTTAGAAAAAATAAAAAATTTAACCATAAAAGAAAATCCTGACCTGGTATTTTTCCAAGAGGTTGATGAAAATTCTAAACGTAGTTTTGGCATTAACCAAGTAGACTACTTTAATAAAAATTTACAAGGTACGGCTGCTTTTGCCTATAATTATAAGGTCAAGTATGTTCCCTATCCCTTCCCACCCCTAGGAAAAATTAACAGTGGAATTTATACAAATTCTAAATATAGCCTAGAAAATTCAACTAGGTATCAACTACCAGTTCCCTTTAGCTATCCAGTAAGAGTAGCAAATCTAAAGCGAGCTTTTACTGCTTCTTATGCCAAGATTGAAGGTAGTGATAAAAACTTAGTTTTAATAAATGTACACTTTGAAGCCTATGACAGTGATAATGAGGGTAAGCTAGCCCAAACAAAAAAAGTTTTTGAATTTTTAGAACAAGAATATGCTAAGGGCAACTATATTATTTTAGGGGCAGACTTTAACCAAGCCCTGAACGATATTACAGAAGAAGAATTAAATTCCATACCCGAAAATTTATGGCGACCTAAAAAATTTGATTTAGAAGGCCTAAGTAAAAATTTCAAATTATATTACGATAAAACTAAGCCAACAGCAAGATTATTAAATCAAGCCTACAATAAAAATAATAAGGGAACTTATACCTATACAATAGACGGGTTTATAGTAAGTAATAATGTAAAAGTAAAATCTGTTCAAACTATTGATGAAGATTTTCAAAATAGCGACCACAATCCAGTAGTATTAAAATTTGAATTAGAAAATCAGGCTAGATAA
- a CDS encoding EndoU domain-containing protein, producing the protein MKKYGIKYNIVKTYPNGVRVGNVEGHKKKDKSKNNGQTWFPKSWAAKDIQKAGEHVAALKSNKKVKDGHNMYGMWKGVRVVVKRTNGKVSTIFSDNKQPIKRTNKK; encoded by the coding sequence ATTAAAAAATATGGAATAAAGTATAATATAGTAAAGACTTATCCAAATGGTGTTAGAGTTGGAAATGTAGAAGGCCATAAGAAAAAAGACAAAAGTAAAAATAACGGGCAAACATGGTTTCCAAAGTCGTGGGCAGCTAAAGATATACAAAAAGCTGGAGAACATGTAGCAGCTTTAAAGAGTAATAAGAAGGTTAAAGATGGTCATAATATGTATGGGATGTGGAAAGGTGTTAGAGTTGTTGTGAAGAGAACCAACGGTAAAGTATCTACTATTTTTTCTGATAACAAACAACCTATTAAAAGAACTAACAAGAAATAA
- a CDS encoding DUF4417 domain-containing protein — MIIIAKTVVDDGFVAYLVNGAEFHGRWEIPIIKKDLIEIPKDIVPFDKVKKISEEDRKKVFVHFYMHDLTFRRILSDIDKYFHLLSDFGGIISPDFSLYIDMSLCLQLTNVYLNRAVGYYFQSKGIKVIPNVRWGDERTFEFAFLGLEKESVYAISTVACIRSLEEKNRFKKGLKEMIKRLKPKQIIVNGTRPEYVFKDFYKDVEFINFECWTSRMKQGKVNGNK, encoded by the coding sequence GTGATTATTATAGCTAAGACAGTAGTCGATGATGGTTTTGTAGCATATCTAGTAAATGGTGCTGAATTTCATGGTAGATGGGAAATTCCTATAATTAAAAAAGATTTAATAGAGATTCCGAAGGATATTGTTCCTTTTGATAAAGTCAAGAAAATATCTGAAGAAGATAGGAAAAAAGTGTTTGTACATTTTTATATGCACGATCTTACTTTTAGGAGAATTTTATCAGATATAGATAAATATTTTCATCTGCTTAGTGATTTCGGAGGAATTATTTCTCCAGATTTTTCATTGTATATTGACATGTCTTTATGTTTACAGCTGACAAATGTTTATTTAAATAGAGCAGTTGGTTATTATTTTCAAAGCAAGGGTATAAAAGTCATTCCGAATGTTAGATGGGGTGATGAAAGGACTTTTGAGTTTGCATTTTTAGGATTAGAAAAAGAGTCGGTATATGCAATAAGCACAGTTGCTTGTATTAGAAGTTTGGAAGAAAAAAATAGATTTAAGAAAGGTTTAAAAGAGATGATTAAAAGATTAAAACCTAAACAAATTATTGTAAATGGAACAAGACCAGAATATGTTTTTAAAGATTTTTACAAGGATGTTGAATTTATAAATTTTGAATGCTGGACATCAAGAATGAAGCAAGGAAAAGTGAATGGGAACAAGTAG
- a CDS encoding type I restriction endonuclease subunit R: MKSTMDLSEKGLETLIVNHLRNVNDFEEGSNFDYDRKYALDLTRLFRFLKETQKEKLEALAIKDGSIEKENFLARLSNQILDKGTALLLRKGMKYKHLHFDLYMPLPSVYNENAKQMYFKNIFSVSRQLAYTEEVSKKALDMAVFINGLPIMTFELKNSYTHQNYRNAIEQYKNDRSSKEILFRFKKCFAHFAVCDSEVWMCSKLDDKKSIFLPFNKGNDGGAGNPVNPNGLKTDYLWKEILTKNILSIITERFVQIVDEVNSKTKTKKQKQIFPRYHQLYLVMNLLEDSKKDGVGKRYLIQHSAGSGKSNSIAWLAHQLTELRNDEDKKVFDSIIVVTDRVNLDKQIRNTIKQFMEVSSTVGWAKDSKTLRNLLEKGTAVIITIVHKFQFLLDTISSDLKTKKFAIIIDEAHSSQNGSLASKMNIVLSGTEEESEDIEDKIIALIEGKKMASNASYYAFTATPKNKTLELFGKPMTDYLGNPILNEDGTRSFTAHYTYTMKQAIEEGYILDVLKNYTTYSSYYKIIKTSEDDPEFDKKKSQKLLRTFVESNEYAISKKATVIVDHFHNVVCKKMGGLARAMLVAKDIKRAIEYYYAIDSEMKKRKSPYKAVIAFSGEKEYGGKILTESGINGFASNEIESKFKLDPYRILVVANKFQTGYDEPLLQTMYVDKILTDVKAVQTLSRLNRFYPGKSEVFVLDFANKSEDIAKAFDTYYKGTILSGETDINKLNDLTDRLDEFEIYNEESVNEFIEIFLKEDYRSKIDKIIDTCVEKFKELDLDDRIEFKSSAKSFVRTYNFLSVLMEDSKTYWEKLGIFLTNLLAKLPKVKTEDFSYELYSNIDLDSYRLQVKENTSIYLTNADSELKPLPVQTAVGIPVPDLDKLSNILDEFHKVWGSVEFTNTDRVIDDIKEIQEEVKEYEKYRNAIRGSDEQNAKDELSKIINEIISGRVTSNVEIYKAFHEGKKNYLNQSFNTWLIDLVFNATYDAIKKEVARQ, encoded by the coding sequence ATGAAGTCAACTATGGATTTAAGCGAAAAAGGCTTAGAAACTTTAATAGTAAATCATTTAAGAAATGTTAATGACTTTGAAGAAGGTAGTAATTTTGACTACGACAGAAAATACGCCCTCGATTTAACTAGACTTTTTAGATTTTTAAAAGAAACTCAAAAGGAAAAATTAGAAGCACTTGCTATTAAAGATGGTAGTATCGAAAAAGAAAATTTTTTAGCCAGATTATCTAATCAAATTTTAGATAAAGGGACAGCTCTTCTTTTAAGAAAGGGTATGAAATATAAGCATCTTCATTTTGATTTATATATGCCACTTCCAAGCGTTTATAACGAAAATGCTAAGCAAATGTATTTTAAAAATATTTTTAGTGTAAGTAGACAATTAGCCTACACAGAAGAAGTTTCTAAAAAAGCCTTGGATATGGCAGTGTTTATTAACGGTCTGCCTATTATGACCTTTGAATTAAAAAATAGCTATACCCACCAAAACTATAGAAATGCCATAGAACAGTATAAAAATGATAGATCAAGTAAAGAAATTTTGTTCAGATTTAAAAAATGTTTTGCACATTTTGCAGTTTGTGATAGCGAAGTTTGGATGTGTAGTAAATTAGATGATAAAAAATCAATCTTTTTACCCTTTAATAAGGGTAATGATGGTGGAGCAGGTAACCCCGTAAATCCAAATGGTTTAAAAACTGATTACCTATGGAAAGAAATTCTTACTAAAAATATTTTATCAATTATCACAGAAAGATTTGTACAGATTGTTGATGAAGTTAATTCTAAAACTAAAACTAAAAAACAAAAACAAATTTTTCCAAGATACCATCAATTGTATTTGGTGATGAACTTACTTGAAGATAGCAAGAAAGACGGAGTAGGGAAAAGATACTTAATTCAACACAGTGCAGGTAGCGGAAAATCTAACTCTATCGCCTGGCTTGCCCACCAATTAACAGAACTTAGAAACGATGAAGATAAAAAAGTTTTTGATTCTATTATCGTTGTTACAGATAGGGTAAATTTGGATAAGCAAATAAGAAATACAATTAAACAGTTTATGGAAGTTTCGAGTACGGTAGGTTGGGCAAAAGATTCTAAAACATTAAGAAATTTACTTGAGAAAGGTACAGCTGTTATCATTACAATTGTGCATAAATTCCAATTTTTACTCGATACAATCAGCAGTGATTTAAAAACTAAGAAATTTGCTATTATCATTGACGAAGCACATTCAAGTCAGAATGGAAGTCTTGCATCAAAAATGAATATTGTTTTATCTGGAACTGAAGAAGAAAGTGAAGATATTGAAGATAAAATTATAGCCTTGATTGAAGGTAAAAAAATGGCTAGCAATGCAAGCTATTATGCATTTACAGCAACGCCAAAAAATAAGACTTTAGAATTATTTGGAAAACCTATGACAGATTACTTAGGTAATCCTATATTAAATGAAGATGGCACAAGAAGTTTTACAGCTCATTATACATATACAATGAAACAGGCTATTGAAGAAGGCTATATTTTAGATGTGTTGAAGAATTATACGACCTATAGTAGTTATTATAAGATAATAAAAACATCTGAAGACGACCCAGAATTTGATAAAAAGAAATCACAAAAATTATTGAGAACATTTGTGGAATCTAATGAATATGCTATAAGTAAAAAAGCAACAGTTATTGTTGATCATTTTCACAATGTAGTTTGTAAAAAAATGGGCGGGCTAGCAAGAGCTATGCTTGTAGCTAAGGATATTAAAAGAGCAATAGAATACTATTATGCAATTGACTCAGAAATGAAAAAAAGAAAAAGTCCTTATAAGGCTGTTATTGCATTTTCTGGAGAAAAAGAATACGGAGGAAAAATTTTAACAGAAAGTGGAATTAACGGTTTTGCAAGTAACGAGATAGAGTCAAAATTTAAGCTTGATCCTTACAGAATTTTAGTAGTTGCAAATAAGTTTCAAACTGGTTATGATGAACCCCTATTACAAACTATGTACGTGGATAAGATACTTACCGATGTAAAAGCCGTACAAACCTTGTCTAGACTAAATAGATTTTATCCTGGGAAATCAGAAGTTTTTGTACTTGATTTTGCCAACAAGTCAGAAGATATAGCTAAAGCTTTTGATACTTATTACAAAGGGACAATATTATCCGGGGAAACTGATATTAATAAACTTAATGATTTAACAGATAGGCTAGATGAATTTGAAATATATAATGAAGAAAGTGTAAATGAGTTTATTGAAATATTCTTAAAAGAAGATTATAGAAGTAAAATTGATAAAATTATTGATACTTGTGTAGAAAAATTTAAAGAACTAGACTTAGATGACAGAATTGAATTTAAGAGTAGTGCTAAAAGCTTCGTAAGAACATATAATTTTTTATCAGTCTTGATGGAAGATAGTAAGACCTATTGGGAAAAATTAGGAATATTTTTAACAAATCTTCTAGCAAAATTGCCCAAAGTTAAAACTGAAGACTTTTCTTACGAATTATATTCAAATATAGATTTGGATAGTTATAGGTTACAGGTTAAAGAAAATACAAGCATTTATTTAACTAATGCCGATTCAGAATTAAAACCACTTCCCGTACAAACGGCTGTAGGTATTCCTGTTCCAGACTTGGATAAGTTGTCTAATATATTAGATGAATTTCATAAAGTTTGGGGATCAGTCGAATTTACAAATACTGATAGGGTTATTGATGATATTAAAGAAATTCAAGAAGAAGTAAAAGAATATGAAAAATATAGGAATGCTATTAGGGGTTCTGATGAACAAAATGCTAAAGATGAACTTTCTAAAATAATAAATGAAATTATTTCAGGAAGAGTAACTTCAAATGTAGAAATTTATAAAGCATTTCACGAGGGAAAGAAGAATTATTTAAATCAATCATTTAATACTTGGTTAATAGATTTAGTCTTTAATGCAACTTATGATGCTATAAAAAAAGAAGTAGCTAGACAATAA
- a CDS encoding restriction endonuclease subunit S — MKRYKKYKQVNLPWLREVPEHWGTEKIKRLFYISKDLSTKENPVILSLARDKVKVRDISNNKGQIAVDYSNYNKVEKGDLLLNPMDLYSGANCNISYIEGVISPAYINLRNKVKLNKKYYDYWFKAQYTSLALQSVGKGVSKDNRWTLTNETLLNYVTLTPPLSEQSQIANFLDWKIGEIDRLVGLEKRKIKKIEKLKNRLINKLIKVENGNKIKIKYFCNLFGRIGWQGLNSGEYSDKGILLITGTDFKNGEINYETCVRVPYFRWEQNKNIQIKNDDLLITKAGTVGKLALVKNLKEKATLNSGIMKIEFFKDTIVTKEYLYYVLKSDIFKEWFNNLNLGVATIIHLYQRDFYNFEFFYPDIHTQEKVVIKIKNIENKFDNLLAYLESQIQNLQELKQSLISDVVTGKIDVRDIKIPEKYRNNR; from the coding sequence ATGAAAAGATATAAAAAGTATAAGCAAGTAAATTTGCCCTGGTTAAGAGAAGTACCAGAGCATTGGGGAACAGAAAAAATTAAAAGATTATTTTATATCAGTAAAGATTTATCAACTAAAGAAAATCCAGTTATTTTATCATTAGCAAGGGATAAGGTAAAGGTAAGGGATATTTCAAATAATAAAGGACAAATAGCTGTTGATTATTCAAATTACAATAAAGTTGAAAAAGGAGATTTACTTTTAAATCCAATGGATTTATACAGTGGGGCTAATTGTAATATTTCTTATATAGAGGGAGTTATTAGCCCAGCATATATAAATTTAAGAAATAAAGTTAAATTAAATAAAAAATATTATGATTATTGGTTTAAAGCACAATACACTTCATTAGCTTTACAATCAGTAGGTAAAGGAGTGTCTAAAGATAATAGATGGACACTAACAAATGAAACTTTATTAAATTATGTTACTTTAACTCCCCCCCTATCTGAACAAAGCCAAATAGCTAACTTTCTTGATTGGAAGATAGGTGAAATTGATAGGTTGGTGGGGCTGGAGAAGAGGAAGATAAAAAAAATTGAAAAATTAAAAAATAGACTAATAAATAAATTAATAAAAGTAGAAAATGGAAATAAGATTAAAATAAAATATTTTTGCAATTTATTTGGAAGAATTGGTTGGCAAGGCTTAAATTCGGGTGAATACAGTGATAAGGGAATATTACTTATTACTGGAACTGATTTTAAAAATGGAGAAATAAATTATGAAACTTGTGTCCGAGTTCCTTATTTCAGGTGGGAACAAAATAAAAATATTCAGATAAAAAATGATGATTTATTGATAACAAAAGCTGGAACAGTGGGGAAATTGGCACTTGTTAAAAATTTAAAAGAAAAAGCTACACTTAATTCAGGAATTATGAAAATAGAATTTTTTAAAGACACTATTGTTACTAAAGAATATCTTTATTATGTATTAAAAAGTGATATATTCAAAGAATGGTTTAATAATTTAAATTTAGGTGTGGCTACAATAATTCACCTATATCAAAGAGATTTTTATAATTTTGAATTTTTTTATCCAGATATTCATACTCAAGAAAAAGTAGTTATAAAAATTAAAAATATAGAAAATAAATTTGATAACTTATTAGCTTATTTAGAAAGTCAAATTCAAAATCTACAAGAACTAAAACAAAGTTTAATTTCTGATGTAGTTACAGGAAAAATAGATGTTAGAGATATAAAAATACCAGAAAAATATAGGAATAATAGATAA